One genomic window of Spiroplasma endosymbiont of Diplazon laetatorius includes the following:
- the mnmA gene encoding tRNA 2-thiouridine(34) synthase MnmA: protein MKKKKVIVGLSGGVDSSVTAAILLEQGYEVEGLFMRNWDSNLNNDILGNNLEGDTCPQELDYLDAKKVAEKLNIKIHRIDFIKEYWDHVFEYFVNEYKKGRTPNPDILCNKYIKFDKFLDYAINELNADYIAMGHYAGVKFNDNSGEFELIRGFDENKDQSYFLCQLNQKQLSKTMFPLQKYEKSEIREIAKKYDLITAEKKDSTGICFIGERNFTKFLQNYIPNQPGDIVDIKTNKKIAEHIGVMYYTIGQRKGLNLGGQKEPYYVAKKDVDNKILYVSPLSDESYLESTKCVVEEFNFISNYKNYFSSNKFECVAKFRYRQKDVKVEVEVITDNQIIITYKEPVRAVTEGQEAVLYLQEVCLGGGVIDKVLNN, encoded by the coding sequence ATGAAAAAAAAGAAAGTTATTGTAGGTCTTAGTGGTGGAGTTGATTCATCAGTTACAGCTGCAATATTATTAGAACAAGGTTACGAAGTTGAAGGACTTTTTATGAGAAATTGAGACAGTAACTTAAATAATGATATTTTAGGTAATAACTTAGAAGGAGATACTTGTCCTCAAGAATTAGACTACTTGGATGCTAAAAAAGTTGCTGAAAAATTGAATATTAAAATACATAGAATAGATTTTATAAAAGAATACTGAGATCACGTTTTTGAATATTTTGTTAATGAATACAAAAAAGGAAGAACACCAAACCCAGATATTTTATGTAACAAATATATCAAATTTGATAAATTTTTAGACTACGCAATAAATGAATTGAATGCAGATTATATAGCGATGGGTCATTATGCTGGTGTTAAATTTAATGATAACTCAGGTGAATTTGAATTAATTAGAGGTTTTGATGAGAATAAAGATCAAAGTTACTTTTTATGTCAATTAAATCAAAAACAACTTTCTAAAACTATGTTTCCTTTACAAAAATATGAAAAAAGCGAAATTAGAGAAATTGCTAAAAAATATGATTTAATTACTGCTGAAAAGAAAGACTCTACTGGTATTTGTTTTATTGGTGAAAGAAATTTCACTAAGTTTTTACAAAACTACATTCCAAATCAACCAGGAGATATAGTTGATATAAAAACAAATAAAAAAATAGCAGAACACATTGGTGTAATGTATTACACAATTGGTCAAAGAAAAGGTTTAAATCTTGGTGGACAAAAAGAACCATATTATGTTGCAAAAAAAGATGTAGATAACAAAATTTTATATGTATCACCATTAAGCGATGAAAGTTATCTAGAATCAACAAAATGCGTGGTTGAAGAATTCAATTTTATTTCTAATTATAAAAACTACTTTAGCTCAAACAAATTTGAATGTGTAGCTAAGTTTAGGTATAGACAAAAAGATGTAAAAGTTGAAGTTGAAGTCATTACAGACAATCAAATAATAATAACTTATAAAGAACCTGTAAGAGCAGTTACAGAAGGGCAAGAAGCGGTTCTTTATCTTCAAGAAGTTTGCCTTGGTGGTGGAGTTATTGACAAAGTTTTAAATAATTAA
- a CDS encoding DUF2779 domain-containing protein: MANNIRVTKEDFKRYMSECPKIAWIFHSIENFKKTIELKKNEMIETHYKASIETDEDWNTSAGFNAIDLYSDLLEKDETELTQPEIAQKEMLIKQMEDLNGFEISGLLAETIVDGNAVGYAAREYFIEKLYEENLKNKTDFEYIDFQEKGYVETIEETKKALEGNKVKYLFESSFEYMDSMLRVRCDVLINHGNRHVTIVEFKASTKSKAVHFFDVLYQKKVLEKSGYFVDDVKVGLINKCYVRGEGIDPNRPDFFIEYSEMDFEKEVKPHLENIELPKSDESDLNYSQLIRITDKLESTKKDVGLNEMILGMEDYGFDFDEKILEISKYLQNDSVIFNTECEKYQFDYKNKHHKLEKAICHHVVDYYDKTRFNLYELTRFKAKAAIISSRDENAIYIDNIDDVNHSKFQGKGKSLFGKDELRVIKTVRSYLKNGSLSPLDIIREDGVRNLMSLLKDYYRYPVYMYDFETVKWAVPKYDNSWSYEQIPFQYSIHVIDNPNYDFNDPINTMKHLNFIAQKQEDPRPEFLVNFIRDCFAYGPGVYVAYNKSFERSVIKNLIYSYPQLRKPLEYIYNNTIDLMEFFKKKEDNWLIYHPDFRGSYSIKKTQPALDSTLSYKDLKINKGDKASQTFRQFLDDVISQQEYEVILKEDMLKYCDRDTLAMIVVLQRVVDIVREYNPNFEMYIRQMLEEEENA, from the coding sequence ATGGCAAATAACATAAGGGTAACAAAAGAGGATTTTAAAAGATACATGTCTGAGTGTCCTAAAATAGCTTGAATATTTCATAGCATTGAAAACTTCAAAAAAACCATAGAGTTAAAGAAAAACGAAATGATTGAAACTCATTACAAAGCATCAATTGAAACTGATGAAGATTGAAACACTTCAGCTGGTTTTAATGCTATTGACCTTTACTCTGATTTGTTAGAAAAAGACGAAACTGAATTAACTCAACCAGAAATAGCTCAAAAAGAAATGTTAATAAAACAAATGGAAGATTTAAACGGATTTGAAATATCAGGTCTTCTAGCAGAAACAATAGTAGATGGTAATGCTGTTGGATATGCTGCTAGAGAATATTTTATTGAAAAACTTTATGAAGAAAATCTTAAAAACAAAACAGATTTTGAATATATAGATTTTCAAGAAAAGGGTTATGTAGAAACAATTGAAGAAACAAAAAAAGCATTAGAAGGAAATAAAGTTAAGTATTTATTCGAGTCTTCATTTGAATATATGGACTCAATGTTAAGAGTTAGATGTGACGTTTTAATTAATCATGGTAACAGACATGTTACTATAGTAGAATTTAAAGCATCAACAAAATCTAAAGCAGTTCACTTTTTTGATGTGCTTTATCAAAAAAAAGTACTTGAAAAAAGTGGTTACTTTGTAGATGATGTAAAAGTTGGACTAATAAACAAGTGTTATGTTAGAGGTGAAGGTATTGATCCTAATAGACCAGATTTCTTTATTGAATATTCAGAAATGGATTTTGAAAAAGAAGTGAAACCTCATTTGGAAAATATTGAATTACCCAAATCAGATGAATCTGATTTAAACTACTCACAATTAATTAGAATAACAGATAAGTTAGAATCAACAAAAAAAGATGTTGGTTTAAATGAAATGATTTTAGGTATGGAAGATTATGGATTTGACTTTGATGAAAAAATATTGGAAATATCAAAATACCTTCAAAATGATTCAGTAATTTTTAATACTGAATGTGAAAAATATCAGTTTGATTACAAAAACAAACATCATAAATTAGAAAAAGCAATTTGTCATCATGTTGTTGATTATTATGATAAAACTAGATTTAATTTATATGAATTGACTAGATTTAAAGCTAAAGCTGCAATAATAAGTTCAAGAGATGAAAATGCAATTTATATTGACAATATTGATGATGTTAATCATTCTAAATTTCAAGGTAAAGGAAAATCTCTTTTTGGAAAAGATGAATTAAGAGTTATAAAAACAGTTAGAAGTTATTTAAAAAATGGATCACTATCTCCTTTAGATATAATTAGAGAAGATGGTGTTAGAAATTTAATGAGTCTTTTAAAAGATTATTATAGATATCCAGTCTATATGTATGATTTTGAAACAGTAAAGTGAGCTGTTCCAAAATATGATAATTCTTGATCATATGAACAAATACCATTTCAGTATTCAATACATGTAATAGACAATCCCAACTATGATTTTAACGATCCTATAAATACAATGAAACACTTAAACTTCATTGCTCAAAAACAAGAAGATCCAAGACCTGAATTTTTAGTTAACTTTATTAGAGATTGTTTTGCATATGGGCCTGGTGTATATGTTGCTTATAATAAATCATTTGAAAGAAGTGTAATTAAAAACTTAATTTATTCATATCCTCAATTAAGAAAACCATTAGAGTATATTTATAACAATACAATTGACTTAATGGAGTTCTTTAAGAAAAAAGAAGACAATTGATTGATTTATCATCCAGACTTTAGAGGATCATATTCAATTAAAAAAACTCAACCAGCTTTAGATAGTACTTTAAGCTATAAAGACTTAAAAATAAATAAAGGTGATAAAGCTAGTCAAACTTTTAGACAATTTTTAGATGATGTTATAAGTCAACAAGAATATGAAGTGATCTTAAAAGAAGATATGCTTAAGTATTGTGATAGAGATACTCTCGCTATGATAGTTGTCTTACAAAGAGTTGTAGATATTGTAAGAGAATATAATCCTAATTTTGAAATGTACATTAGACAAATGTTGGAGGAAGAAGAAAATGCATAA
- the fmt gene encoding methionyl-tRNA formyltransferase: MHKVIFCGTPQISVEILKGLENIGVEIVGVITQPDKQVGRKKEIKFSPVKEYALAKGYTLFQPFKIGEIYEELKELKADFMLTCAYGQFITQPIFDLFKNCVNTHASILPKYRGGSPIQFAIMNGEKTTGISLMKMVKKMDAGEVYYQEEIEIEDKDDSASLFEKMAILGKKMIEEKLLDIFEGKIKGIEQDESKVTFAYNLKNEQEVIDWNKSAYEINNFIRALSPQPIAFTFIGEERIKIKLSRVIRDDENIVTVDKIFANGEVISTDKEGIIVNTANGYLKILELQREGKKMVSASTFNDPNSSIKMGIKFGK, translated from the coding sequence ATGCATAAGGTAATATTTTGTGGAACACCTCAAATTTCTGTAGAAATTTTAAAAGGTTTAGAAAATATTGGTGTTGAAATAGTTGGTGTAATAACTCAACCAGATAAACAAGTTGGTAGAAAAAAGGAAATTAAATTTTCTCCTGTGAAAGAATATGCTTTAGCAAAAGGTTATACATTATTTCAACCTTTTAAAATAGGTGAAATCTATGAAGAATTAAAAGAACTTAAAGCTGACTTTATGTTAACTTGTGCCTATGGACAATTCATAACCCAACCAATTTTTGATTTATTTAAAAACTGTGTAAATACTCATGCAAGTATATTGCCAAAGTATCGTGGAGGAAGTCCTATTCAGTTTGCAATTATGAATGGAGAAAAAACTACAGGTATTTCATTAATGAAAATGGTAAAGAAAATGGATGCTGGTGAAGTATATTATCAAGAAGAAATTGAAATCGAAGATAAAGACGATTCAGCGTCATTATTTGAAAAAATGGCTATTTTAGGTAAAAAAATGATTGAAGAAAAACTTTTAGATATATTTGAAGGAAAAATCAAAGGTATTGAACAAGATGAAAGCAAAGTTACTTTTGCATATAATTTAAAAAATGAACAAGAAGTTATTGATTGAAATAAGTCAGCTTATGAAATAAATAATTTTATAAGAGCTTTAAGTCCTCAACCCATTGCTTTTACTTTTATTGGAGAAGAAAGAATCAAAATAAAATTATCTAGAGTTATTAGAGATGATGAAAATATAGTTACAGTAGATAAAATATTTGCAAATGGAGAAGTAATATCTACTGATAAAGAAGGTATTATTGTAAATACTGCTAATGGGTATTTGAAAATACTTGAATTACAAAGAGAGGGTAAGAAAATGGTGAGTGCATCAACATTTAACGATCCTAACTCTTCAATTAAAATGGGAATTAAATTTGGAAAATAA
- the efp gene encoding elongation factor P, with the protein MSVNDLRPGSTFLYDGNIFVVLENSFSKTGRQQGKVTVKVKNLRTGARVEITFTGGEKVDKALIEKKDMQYLYNDGTNCVLMNTETYEQVEIASSKLEWELKFITDGIMVKMTEYDGEILGITIPEKIELTIVEAEPAVKGDTTSGTQKKAKVETGLEITVPLFIKEGEKVLINTTDGKYAGRAN; encoded by the coding sequence ATGTCAGTAAACGATTTAAGACCTGGAAGTACATTCTTATATGATGGAAACATCTTTGTAGTTTTAGAAAACTCATTTTCTAAAACAGGAAGACAACAAGGAAAGGTTACAGTTAAAGTTAAAAACTTAAGAACTGGAGCTAGAGTTGAAATAACATTTACAGGTGGAGAAAAAGTAGATAAAGCTTTAATTGAAAAGAAAGATATGCAATACCTATATAATGATGGAACAAATTGTGTATTAATGAACACAGAAACTTATGAACAAGTTGAAATCGCTTCATCAAAATTAGAGTGAGAATTAAAATTCATTACAGATGGAATAATGGTTAAAATGACTGAATATGATGGAGAAATCCTTGGTATCACAATTCCAGAAAAAATAGAGTTAACAATAGTTGAAGCAGAACCTGCTGTAAAAGGTGACACAACAAGTGGAACTCAAAAGAAAGCAAAAGTTGAAACTGGGTTAGAAATAACTGTTCCCTTATTTATTAAAGAGGGAGAAAAAGTTTTAATTAACACAACTGATGGTAAATACGCTGGAAGAGCTAACTAA
- a CDS encoding MMB_0454 family protein: MYISIERNSRGTLEIDEKILSKIIEFDVTSNATGYRDIKASVSIHQETNLFIVVRVYTIEKGMFAMDGIKVASIINDSIYKTLRIKPKNIAFSFIK; this comes from the coding sequence ATGTACATTTCAATTGAAAGAAACTCTAGAGGAACTTTAGAGATCGATGAAAAAATTTTAAGTAAAATAATTGAGTTTGATGTAACATCAAACGCTACAGGTTATAGAGATATAAAAGCATCTGTTAGTATTCACCAAGAAACAAACTTATTCATAGTTGTAAGAGTTTATACTATTGAAAAAGGGATGTTTGCTATGGATGGTATAAAAGTGGCTTCAATTATTAATGATTCAATTTATAAAACATTGAGAATTAAACCAAAAAATATAGCATTTTCATTTATAAAATAG